In a single window of the Cervus elaphus chromosome 1, mCerEla1.1, whole genome shotgun sequence genome:
- the LOC122700149 gene encoding olfactory receptor 8K3-like, producing the protein MFSDKMEEYNRTVLSEFILMGITDRPKLQAPLFGLFLIIYVSSVVGNLGMVILTKVDSRLQTPRYFFLRHLALTDLGYSTAVGPKMLVNFVVDQNKISYYLCATQMGFFIMFIINELFILVTMSYDRYVAICNPLLYTVIMSQRVCKVLVAIPYVYSTFVSLLITIKLFNSFFCGYNIINHFYCDSFPLLSLLCSDTHEIELMIMSFSSFNLIFTLTIVLVSYLLILAAILRMKSAEGRRKAFSTCGSHLTVVTVFYGTLTFMYVKPKSSHSFDTDKVASIFYTLVIPMLNPLIYSLRNKDVKYALQKMWRKLFSIFS; encoded by the coding sequence ATGTTTTCTGATAAAATGGAAGAATACAACAGAACCGTGCTGAGCGAATTCATCCTCATGGGAATCACAGACCGCCCCAAGCTGCAGGCTCCATTGTTTGGGCTCTTCCTCATCATCTACGTGTCCTCCGTGGTGGGCAACTTGGGCATGGTCATCCTCACTAAGGTGGACTCCAGGCTACAGACACCCAGGTACTTCTTTCTCAGGCACCTGGCTCTTACTGATCTCGGTTATTCAACAGCGGTAGGACCCAAAATGTTGGTAAATTTTGTTGTGGATCAGAATAAAATCTCCTATTATTTGTGTGCTACACAGATGGGTTTTTTCATCATGTTCATTATTAATGAACTTTTTATTCTGGTGACAATGTCTTATGATCGCTATGTGGCCATTTGTAACCCTCTGCTCTACACAGTCATCATGTCACAAAGGGTGTGTAAAGTGCTGGTGGCAATTCCTTATGTCTATAGCACATTTGTGTCTCTGTTGATCACCATAAAGCTTTTTAATTCATTCTTCTGTGGCTATAATATCATCAATCATTTCTACTGTGACAGTTTCCCCTTGTTATCTTTGCTTTGCTCAGACACACATGAAATTGAACTTATGATAATGAGTTtctcatcttttaatttgattttcacCCTTACGATAGTTCTTGTGTCTTACCTGCTTATCCTTGCAGCTATTCTCAGGATGAAATCTGCGGAAGGTAGGCGGAAGGCTTTTTCTACCTGTGGATCCCACCTGACAGTGGTCACCGTGTTCTATGGCACTTTGACATTTATGTATGTGAAACCCAAGTCCAGTCATTCCTTTGACACTGATAAAGTGGCGTCTATATTCTACACTCTTGTTATTCCCATGTTGAATCCTTTGATTTACAGCTTAAGaaacaaagatgtaaaatatgcactacagaagatgtggagaaaactATTTAGCATCTTTTCGTAA
- the LOC122700528 gene encoding olfactory receptor 8K3-like, with product METENGTVLSEFILTGITDHPELQAPLFGLFLVIYVTSVVGNLGMVILTKVDPRLQTPMYFFLRHLALTDLGYSTAVGPKMLMNFVVDQNTISYYMCATQLALFIVFIISELFILAAMSYDRYVAICHPLLYTVIMSQRVCRVLVAIPYLYSTFISLLVTVNIFNSSFCGYSVISHFYCDSLPILSLLCSNTHEIELIILVLSGFNLIFSLLIVLVSYLLILAAILRMSSAEGRHKAFSTCGSHLTVVTVFYGTLIFMYVQPESSHSFDTDKVAFIFYTLVIPMLNPLIYSLRNKDVKYALQRTWKKLCNIFP from the coding sequence atggaaacagagaatGGAACAGTGCTGAGTGAATTCATCCTCACGGGAATCACAGACCACCCCGAGCTGCAGGCTCCACTGTTTGGGCTCTTCCTCGTCATCTACGTGACCTCAGTGGTGGGCAACTTGGGCATGGTCATCCTCACCAAGGTGGACCCCAGGCTGCAGACacccatgtacttctttctcagGCACCTGGCTCTTACTGATCTGGGTTATTCCACAGCTGTAGGACCCAAAATGTTGATGAATTTCGTTGTGGATCAAAACACAATCTCTTATTATATGTGTGCCACGCAGCTGGCTCTCTTCATTGTGTTCATCATTAGTGAACTTTTTATTCTGGCCGCAATGTcctatgaccgctacgtggccatctgtcACCCCCTGCTCTACACGGTCATCATGTCACAAAGGGTGTGCCGGGTTCTGGTGGCAATCCCCTACCTCTATAGCACATTCATTTCTCTTCTAGTCactgtaaacatttttaattcatCTTTCTGCGGCTATAGTGTCATCAGTCATTTCTACTGTGACAGTCTCCCCATATTATCCCTGCTCTGTTCAAACACACATGAAATTGAATTAATTATCCTGGTCTTATCAGgatttaatttgattttctctCTTCTAATAGTTCTTGTGTCTTACCTGCTCATCCTTGCAGCCATTCTCAGGATGAGCTCTGCTGAAGGCAGGCACAAGGCTTTTTCTACCTGTGGATCCCACCTGACAGTGGTCACCGTGTTCTACGGGACTTTGATATTTATGTATGTGCAACCAGAGTCCAGTCATTCCTTTGACACTGATAAAGTTGCTTTCATATTTTACACCCTTGTTATTCCCATGTTAAATCCCTTGATCTATAGTTTAAGaaacaaagatgtaaaatatgcaCTACAAAGGACATGGAAAAAACTTTGCAATATCTTTCCTTAA